Proteins encoded together in one Planctomycetota bacterium window:
- a CDS encoding MBL fold metallo-hydrolase, with translation MKVLTHTGGLASTNCFLVADEEAGRCVLFDAPDHTAGELIREAGRLRWTIDGLWLTHGHFDHIADHHLLPDVPVLLHKADADKLRHPDKQLEAFAARSGFRVPLEIPPREPDGGLVEGQVLMIGSLSCRVIETPGHCAGHVSFYFENDGVLVGGDLIIGGSVGRTDLPDSDHATLEASVRRIMQLPGETRLLPGHGSPSTLDDERTGNAMVASIIAST, from the coding sequence ATGAAGGTCCTCACGCACACCGGTGGGCTCGCGTCGACGAACTGCTTCCTCGTCGCGGACGAGGAGGCTGGGCGGTGTGTGCTGTTCGATGCTCCGGATCACACGGCGGGCGAGTTGATTCGCGAGGCCGGTCGGCTCAGGTGGACGATCGATGGGCTTTGGCTCACGCACGGACACTTCGATCACATTGCGGATCATCATTTACTGCCGGACGTGCCGGTGTTGCTGCACAAGGCCGATGCGGACAAGCTGCGGCATCCGGACAAGCAGCTGGAGGCGTTCGCGGCCCGTAGTGGGTTTCGCGTGCCGCTGGAGATTCCGCCGCGAGAGCCGGACGGCGGGCTGGTCGAGGGGCAGGTGTTGATGATCGGTTCGCTCTCGTGTCGGGTGATCGAGACGCCGGGGCACTGCGCGGGACACGTGTCGTTCTACTTCGAAAACGACGGCGTGCTCGTCGGTGGCGATTTGATCATCGGCGGCAGCGTCGGGCGCACCGATTTGCCCGACAGCGACCACGCGACGTTGGAAGCGAGCGTGCGACGGATCATGCAACTGCCCGGCGAGACGCGACTGCTGCCCGGACACGGCTCGCCCTCGACGCTCGATGACGAGCGGACCGGCAATGCGATGGTCGCGAGCATCATTGCGTCGACCTGA
- the argC gene encoding N-acetyl-gamma-glutamyl-phosphate reductase, translated as MSERFRIGIIGVSGYGGGEALRLVAQHPDLDLAAVYGHGSTGKRLGEMHPALATLSPDVAGLKIEPFDPPSCDVDLLLASMPTGSSRDALAAVPESVKIVDIGGDHRFVDGWTYGLADVSPDDVRNSTRIANPGCYPTAALLALMPLQKAGLINNGQIIVDAKSGVSGAGRGGGEQLGYADTNESLHAYKPLVHGHEPEIAQGLGRDVAFVPHLVPTTRGLLATCYVPSTANANECVMAARALYETSPFVRVTDQPPKTKWASGSNMAFVHYAADVDRQLVVATCAIDNLGKGAAGQAMQNANLMLGLAPDAGLRSLPAWP; from the coding sequence ATGAGCGAGCGATTCCGCATCGGCATCATCGGCGTCAGCGGCTACGGCGGCGGCGAAGCCCTGCGCCTCGTCGCACAACACCCCGACCTCGATCTCGCCGCCGTCTACGGCCACGGCTCGACAGGCAAACGCCTCGGCGAAATGCACCCCGCCCTCGCCACCCTGTCGCCCGACGTCGCCGGTTTGAAAATCGAACCGTTCGACCCGCCCAGCTGCGACGTCGACCTGCTGCTCGCCAGCATGCCGACCGGTTCCAGCCGCGACGCCCTGGCCGCGGTGCCGGAGAGCGTCAAGATCGTCGACATCGGCGGCGACCACCGGTTCGTCGACGGCTGGACCTACGGCCTCGCCGACGTCTCACCAGACGACGTCCGAAACTCCACCCGCATCGCCAACCCCGGCTGCTACCCGACGGCCGCCCTGCTCGCGCTCATGCCGCTGCAAAAAGCCGGCCTCATCAACAACGGCCAGATCATCGTCGACGCCAAGAGCGGCGTCAGCGGTGCCGGCCGAGGCGGCGGCGAGCAGCTCGGCTACGCCGACACCAACGAGTCGCTCCACGCCTACAAGCCGCTCGTCCACGGCCACGAGCCGGAGATCGCCCAAGGCCTCGGCCGCGACGTCGCCTTCGTCCCGCACCTCGTCCCGACGACGCGCGGCCTCCTCGCGACGTGCTACGTGCCGTCGACCGCCAACGCCAACGAGTGCGTGATGGCCGCCCGGGCCCTGTACGAGACGTCGCCCTTCGTCCGCGTGACCGACCAGCCGCCCAAAACCAAGTGGGCCAGCGGCAGCAACATGGCCTTCGTCCACTACGCCGCCGACGTCGATCGGCAGCTCGTCGTCGCGACGTGCGCCATCGACAACCTCGGCAAAGGCGCCGCCGGCCAAGCCATGCAGAACGCCAACCTCATGCTCGGCCTCGCCCCAGACGCCGGCCTGCGATCTCTGCCCGCGTGGCCGTAA
- a CDS encoding class I SAM-dependent methyltransferase: MTTATTPDFEAIKAKQNAAWADGDYGVIGRTLQIVGESLAERMNLHPDASVLDIAAGNGNATLAFARRWHPVTSTDYVQGLLDESKKRAEAEGYDIDYRVADVEALPFDDGSYDAVVSTFGVMFSPNQEQAAKEMLRVCKPGGTIGMANWTPTSFIAGIFKAVGKQVPPPPGVNPPSRWGEANWLNEAFADAQSVEVKPLDFNFRYRSPAHFIEVFKTYYGPTKKLSDALDAEYWSAFEQDLLALISEQNAASDGSMNVPAQYLEVVITR, translated from the coding sequence ATGACCACGGCGACGACTCCGGACTTTGAGGCGATCAAGGCGAAACAGAATGCTGCTTGGGCGGATGGGGATTACGGCGTCATCGGACGCACGCTGCAGATTGTCGGGGAATCGCTCGCCGAGCGGATGAACCTGCACCCCGATGCCAGCGTGCTGGACATCGCGGCGGGCAATGGCAATGCGACGCTTGCCTTTGCGCGAAGGTGGCATCCCGTAACGTCGACGGACTACGTGCAGGGGCTGCTCGACGAATCGAAGAAGCGGGCCGAGGCTGAGGGGTACGACATCGACTACCGCGTCGCCGACGTGGAGGCACTGCCCTTTGACGACGGCAGCTACGACGCGGTCGTGTCGACGTTCGGCGTCATGTTCAGTCCAAACCAAGAGCAGGCGGCCAAGGAGATGCTGCGGGTCTGCAAGCCTGGCGGAACGATCGGCATGGCGAACTGGACGCCGACGAGCTTCATCGCCGGAATCTTCAAGGCGGTCGGCAAGCAGGTGCCCCCGCCGCCGGGCGTCAACCCGCCCTCGCGATGGGGCGAGGCGAACTGGCTCAACGAGGCCTTCGCCGATGCGCAGTCGGTCGAGGTGAAGCCGCTGGACTTCAACTTCCGCTACCGCAGCCCGGCCCACTTCATCGAAGTGTTCAAGACGTACTACGGCCCGACGAAGAAGCTGTCGGACGCCCTCGACGCCGAGTACTGGTCGGCCTTCGAGCAGGACCTGTTGGCGTTGATTAGCGAGCAGAACGCTGCAAGCGATGGATCGATGAACGTACCGGCGCAGTACCTCGAGGTCGTCATCACCCGCTGA
- a CDS encoding MlaD family protein → MAGVSDKNAFQAGVFILAAAVTAVFVIYLIAGRGVGGGQERVITFDLADDIAGLSDGSEVRVGGKTVGSVINVEFVDDYDRIEVLIDLPDDLPLREGTVARVQTSVTGVVWLNVTDLGDGPMLSDDAVIRGGSGSLTEVVQTIADVSPTIVDIIESTRDSTLPSANTALTEFAAAAASLEELIGDDATQDDLRQLVSNLRETSDRVPGLAQEVESLVQQLSDGVADVRRTVTETGSSLERVLSRSETAVDDVAAAARGARSAVGEAEVAVQNVRGLITRNRGQVTQIVDRLAGTARTLELAGSEIRRSPWRLLYQPDGRQRESMDLYDAARRFAEGANALQDAAVALEGLASDPTSDPTEVEALLNAVQVRFDEFRLAEEALFDKIKQ, encoded by the coding sequence GTGGCCGGTGTCTCCGACAAGAATGCGTTTCAAGCTGGCGTGTTCATCCTGGCAGCGGCCGTGACGGCGGTCTTTGTCATCTACCTCATCGCCGGACGTGGCGTGGGCGGCGGACAGGAGCGAGTCATCACCTTCGATCTCGCCGATGATATTGCCGGCCTTTCCGATGGCAGCGAGGTCCGCGTCGGCGGAAAGACCGTCGGCAGCGTCATCAACGTGGAGTTCGTCGACGACTACGACCGCATCGAAGTCCTCATCGATCTGCCCGACGATCTGCCGCTGCGAGAGGGCACCGTCGCCCGCGTGCAGACGAGCGTGACGGGCGTGGTCTGGCTCAATGTGACCGACCTCGGCGACGGGCCGATGCTGTCGGACGACGCGGTGATCCGAGGCGGGTCGGGCTCGCTGACCGAGGTCGTCCAGACGATCGCCGACGTGTCGCCGACCATCGTCGACATCATCGAAAGCACACGCGACTCGACCCTCCCGTCGGCCAACACCGCGTTGACCGAGTTCGCCGCAGCCGCCGCGTCGTTGGAAGAGCTCATCGGCGACGACGCGACGCAGGACGACCTGCGCCAGCTGGTCTCGAACCTGCGCGAAACCAGCGATCGCGTGCCGGGCCTCGCACAAGAAGTCGAGTCGCTCGTCCAACAGCTGTCGGACGGCGTCGCTGACGTCCGGCGGACGGTGACCGAGACCGGCTCGTCGCTGGAGCGAGTCCTCTCGCGATCCGAAACTGCCGTCGACGACGTGGCCGCGGCGGCGCGTGGTGCGCGAAGTGCCGTCGGCGAGGCCGAAGTCGCCGTCCAGAACGTCCGCGGCCTCATCACGCGCAACCGCGGCCAAGTCACGCAGATCGTCGATCGCCTGGCAGGCACCGCCCGCACGCTGGAGCTGGCCGGCTCGGAGATTCGCCGGAGTCCGTGGCGTCTGCTCTACCAGCCCGACGGTCGTCAGCGGGAGAGCATGGACCTCTACGACGCCGCCCGCCGATTCGCCGAGGGCGCCAACGCCCTGCAGGATGCAGCCGTCGCGCTCGAAGGCCTCGCGAGCGATCCGACGTCGGACCCGACCGAAGTCGAAGCACTACTCAACGCGGTGCAGGTTCGGTTCGACGAGTTCCGCCTCGCCGAAGAGGCGCTCTTCGACAAGATCAAGCAGTAA
- a CDS encoding ankyrin repeat domain-containing protein — protein MPRGEPDGGFDEIHLAARHRDADRVRELLSAGVAPDVLNRKEANGDGGCTPLWFAAQGEPRGGVPVAEALLSAGADVNARCEYGTTPLHMAASWGQLALVEYLLKEGADPACRDDDGNTPLDLARANFTRGERDPQIASTPHTGQWLDQMPQVISCLEGLEA, from the coding sequence TTGCCCAGAGGTGAGCCGGATGGCGGCTTCGACGAGATTCATCTCGCGGCCCGCCACCGGGACGCGGATCGCGTTCGCGAGCTGCTGTCTGCCGGGGTCGCTCCGGATGTCCTCAACCGGAAGGAAGCGAATGGCGATGGGGGCTGCACGCCGCTCTGGTTTGCGGCACAAGGTGAACCCCGCGGCGGCGTCCCGGTGGCAGAGGCGTTGCTGTCCGCCGGTGCCGACGTCAACGCACGCTGTGAGTACGGCACGACACCCCTCCACATGGCCGCCTCGTGGGGACAACTGGCCCTGGTCGAGTACCTGCTCAAGGAGGGCGCTGATCCCGCCTGTCGCGACGACGACGGCAACACGCCGCTGGACCTGGCCCGCGCCAACTTCACGCGCGGCGAGCGTGATCCACAGATCGCGTCCACGCCCCACACCGGCCAATGGCTCGATCAGATGCCGCAGGTCATTTCATGCTTGGAAGGTCTGGAGGCCTAG
- a CDS encoding GNAT family N-acetyltransferase has product MDQLARPQTKAVGWMPTKQFEGKVAAGHVLIAEDLAGQRIGYLIATDRYLKRDELGVVFQMNVAPDRQRGLVAATLLKAQFERSAYGCRLYCCWCAQDLPANRFWEAMGFVPLAYRVGSMTKGKGRSGGGPRVHIFWQKRIVEGDNYTPWWFPAKTEGGALQADRVVLPIPPGKHWSEPMPLVLPGGESLEPKALPGPTRTKAVRREKVAKTVPMEQPANGLQFAIPKPQTAATPAEDTGPAEIEAKPKRSKPRADPKLVAAARELRDRFLEEANLPEHAHLLTGSPKYHVGRSLCSTVPSLTTEEPKRLAA; this is encoded by the coding sequence ATGGACCAGCTCGCGCGGCCGCAGACGAAGGCGGTGGGGTGGATGCCGACGAAGCAGTTCGAAGGCAAGGTCGCGGCGGGGCATGTGCTCATCGCCGAGGATCTGGCCGGGCAGCGGATCGGGTATCTGATCGCGACGGATCGGTATCTGAAGCGGGACGAGCTGGGCGTGGTGTTTCAGATGAACGTCGCGCCGGATCGACAGCGGGGGCTCGTGGCGGCGACGTTGCTCAAGGCGCAGTTCGAGCGGAGTGCGTACGGGTGTCGGCTGTACTGCTGTTGGTGTGCTCAAGACTTGCCGGCGAACCGGTTCTGGGAGGCGATGGGGTTCGTGCCATTGGCGTACCGGGTGGGGTCGATGACGAAAGGGAAGGGGCGAAGCGGGGGTGGGCCGCGGGTGCACATCTTCTGGCAGAAGCGGATCGTCGAAGGAGACAACTACACGCCGTGGTGGTTCCCGGCCAAGACGGAAGGGGGTGCGTTGCAGGCGGACCGGGTGGTGCTGCCGATTCCGCCGGGGAAGCACTGGAGCGAGCCGATGCCGCTGGTCCTGCCGGGCGGGGAGTCTCTGGAACCGAAGGCCTTGCCGGGACCGACGCGCACGAAGGCCGTTCGGAGGGAGAAAGTCGCCAAGACCGTTCCGATGGAACAGCCGGCGAACGGACTGCAGTTTGCGATTCCGAAGCCGCAAACTGCTGCGACACCGGCTGAAGACACTGGTCCTGCGGAGATCGAGGCGAAGCCGAAGCGGTCCAAGCCAAGGGCCGATCCGAAGCTCGTCGCCGCAGCGCGGGAGTTGCGCGACCGGTTTCTGGAAGAGGCCAATCTCCCCGAGCATGCTCATCTGCTGACCGGCTCACCGAAGTACCACGTCGGCCGGAGCCTTTGTTCGACGGTGCCGTCGCTGACGACGGAGGAGCCGAAGCGGCTGGCGGCGTGA
- a CDS encoding four helix bundle protein, which produces MTFDDWQVTVPAGIREDALWRMEVYRQALFVADLSWHDSARLAEQKRFGLADQLHRATGSVSANIAEGHSRSSMKDQCRFYEYANGSARESRDWYFKSRHALGESVVSHRIELLTSVIRQLTAIVRRTK; this is translated from the coding sequence GTGACGTTCGACGACTGGCAAGTCACCGTCCCCGCCGGCATTCGCGAGGACGCGCTTTGGCGAATGGAGGTCTATCGGCAGGCGCTCTTCGTCGCCGATCTGTCGTGGCACGACTCGGCCCGGCTCGCGGAGCAAAAGCGGTTCGGCCTTGCCGACCAGTTGCATCGTGCGACGGGCAGCGTGAGCGCGAACATCGCCGAGGGCCACAGCCGCAGCAGCATGAAGGACCAGTGTCGCTTCTACGAATACGCCAACGGCAGCGCCCGCGAATCCCGGGACTGGTACTTCAAGAGCCGCCACGCGCTGGGCGAATCGGTGGTCAGCCATCGAATCGAGCTCCTGACGAGCGTGATCCGACAGCTGACGGCGATTGTGAGGAGAACGAAGTAG
- a CDS encoding transposase: protein MEEPQLPPRKLMRRREGEGHVRFLTISCYRNLNLFASPATRDGYAEHLKTTLEHDDSRDIRCVAWVVMPNHVHLLLQPPHDVTQTETLRRLNGSFSRLALARWRNLGVPGREVLDRITDSKRNLRFWQHGGGHDHNVRNDKARHEIIRYIHENPVRRELCDLPTEWKWSSACWYEGEPSIGPAIRPPA, encoded by the coding sequence ATGGAGGAGCCGCAGTTACCGCCGCGGAAGCTGATGCGGCGGCGGGAAGGTGAGGGCCACGTCCGCTTCCTGACGATCTCCTGCTACCGCAACCTGAACCTTTTCGCGTCGCCCGCCACCCGCGACGGTTATGCCGAGCACCTCAAGACGACCCTGGAGCACGACGACAGTCGCGACATCCGCTGCGTCGCGTGGGTCGTGATGCCGAACCACGTGCACCTGCTGCTCCAGCCGCCGCACGACGTGACGCAGACCGAAACGCTTCGCCGCCTCAACGGCAGCTTCTCCCGACTCGCCCTCGCCCGCTGGAGAAACCTCGGAGTCCCTGGCCGCGAGGTGCTCGACCGCATCACCGACTCAAAGCGCAACCTCCGCTTCTGGCAACACGGCGGCGGCCATGACCACAACGTCCGCAACGACAAGGCACGGCACGAGATCATCCGCTACATCCACGAAAACCCGGTCCGCCGCGAGTTGTGCGACTTGCCGACGGAGTGGAAATGGTCGAGCGCTTGCTGGTACGAAGGCGAGCCGAGCATCGGCCCGGCGATCCGGCCTCCGGCGTGA